The Pyrus communis chromosome 9, drPyrComm1.1, whole genome shotgun sequence genome has a segment encoding these proteins:
- the LOC137746031 gene encoding uncharacterized protein produces MAMQWGVTVWMAKMVWLALTGWVSSCLAVADEVAGSLRTGDIGPFHVG; encoded by the coding sequence ATGGCAATGCAATGGGGCGTGACTGTTTGGATGGCAAAGATGGTGTGGTTGGCTCTCACCGGCTGGGTTTCGTCTTGCTTGGCCGTTGCCGATGAAGTCGCCGGCTCCCTTAGAACCGGAGATATTGGCCCTTTTCATGTCGGCTGA
- the LOC137745418 gene encoding pentatricopeptide repeat-containing protein At2g35030, mitochondrial, with product MFARLQVPITMIHLSNTTKLPLLSYAQAILPMRCNLKCLYHSMNYNVTPRITSPERDFSANFNVAQSNWLITKLSRDGKVGEARQVFDEMPDKDVVTWTTVITGYIKCGMVEEARRLFDRVDAKKNVITWTALVSGYIRLKRIKEAERLFYEMPEKNVVSWNTMIDGYARDGQVDRALDLFKRMPERNVVSWNTVLTALAQCGRIEEARSLFKLMPERDIISWTAMVAGFSRNDMIDEAREFFERMPKRNVVSWNAMITGYTQSLRLDEALELFERMPERDIPSWNTMITGFIHNGDLKRAEELFVKMPRKNVISWTTMITGYVQDGENEKALMTFSNMLADNGVKPNQGTFVSVLSACSNLASFSEGQQIHQMITKTVHQECAFLVSALINMYSKCGELVTARKMFEDGLTIHRDVISWNGMIAAYAHHGCGIEAINLFNEMRKLGFKPDDVTFVGLLSACSHAGLVEEGIKYFNELLTDGSIEVREDHYTCLVDLCGRAGRLKEAFDVLKKLGTKLSASVWGALAAGCNVHGNIDIGKLAAEKLLGEGPENPGSYLLLSNIYASSGKWREAAKMRMKLKEKRLKKQPGCSWIEVGNKVHVFVVGDESHCQYKVIYSLLSNLHERMKKIGYVPYNDLIVDDCFSVT from the coding sequence ATGTTTGCCCGGTTACAAGTGCCAATTACCATGATACATCTTAGCAACACAACTAAATTACCTCTCTTGAGTTATGCCCAGGCTATCCTTCCCATGCGATGTAATCTCAAATGTCTATACCATTCCATGAACTACAATGTGACACCTAGAATCACATCCCCTGAGAGAGATTTTAGTGCCAATTTTAATGTGGCACAATCCAACTGGTTGATTACCAAACTAAGCAGAGATGGAAAGGTTGGAGAAGCACGccaagtgtttgatgaaatgcctgACAAAGATGTGGTGACATGGACGACAGTGATCACAGGGTATATCAAGTGTGGGATGGTTGAGGAGGCTAGGAGGCTGTTTGACAGAGTGGATGCTAAGAAGAATGTGATTACGTGGACTGCGTTGGTTAGTGGGTATATAAGGCTGAAACGAATTAAGGAGGCAGAGAGGTTGTTTTATGAGATGCCGGAGAAGAATGTGGTTTCTTGGAACACCATGATTGATGGGTATGCACGGGATGGCCAGGTGGATAGGGCTTTGGACTTGTTTAAGAGGATGCCAGAGAGGAATGTGGTTTCGTGGAATACAGTTTTAACCGCTTTGGCACAGTGTGGCAGGATTGAAGAGGCAAGGTCACTTTTCAAACTGATGCCCGAAAGGGATATTATTTCCTGGACAGCAATGGTTGCGGGATTTTCAAGAAATGACATGATTGATGAAGCTCGAGAATTTTTTGAGAGGATGCCTAAAAGGAATGTGGTGTCGTGGAATGCAATGATTACGGGCTACACCCAGAGTTTGAGATTGGATGAGGCTCTTGAATTGTTTGAGAGGATGCCAGAGAGGGACATACCTTCATGGAATACAATGATCACTGGTTTTATTCATAATGGGGATTTAAAGAGGGCAGAGGAGTTGTTTGTGAAAATGCCACGGAAGAACGTCATCTCTTGGACTACAATGATCACAGGGTATGTACAAGATGGGGAAAATGAAAAAGCATTGATGACTTTTTCAAACATGCTGGCAGATAATGGAGTGAAACCTAATCAGGGAACTTTTGTGAGTGTGTTAAGTGCTTGTAGTAACTTAGCTAGTTTTAGTGAGGGACAACAAATACATCAGATGATAACTAAAACAGTCCATCAGGAATGTGCATTCTTGGTATCCGCACTCATAAACATGTATTCAAAATGTGGGGAGTTAGTCACTGCTAGGAAGATGTTTGAAGATGGATTGACCATTCATAGGGATGTGATCTCATGGAATGGTATGATCGCAGCCTATGCACATCATGGATGTGGCATTGAGGCGATTAACTTGTTTAATGAAATGCGGAAATTAGGATTCAAACCTGATGATGTTACCTTTGTGGGGCTGCTTTCTGCATGCAGTCATGCTGGTTTGGTGGAGGAGGGgataaaatattttaatgagCTTCTTACAGATGGGTCAATAGAAGTGAGGGAAGATCATTACACATGCTTGGTTGATCTCTGTGGTCGGGCAGGGAGGCTTAAGGAGGCTTTTGATGTCCTTAAGAAGCTGGGAACTAAGCTATCAGCATCTGTTTGGGGGGCTCTTGCTGCTGGATGCAATGTTCATGGTAACATAGATATCGGGAAGCTGGCTGCCGAGAAGCTTTTAGGGGAGGGGCCAGAGAATCCAGGCAGTTACTTGTTGTTGAGTAACATATATGCTTCATCTGGGAAATGGAGAGAAGCTGCAAAGATGAGAATGAAATTGAAAGAGAAGAGGTTGAAGAAGCAACCTGGGTGCAGTTGGATAGAAGTTGGAAATAAGGTGCATGTGTTTGTGGTTGGCGATGAGTCTCATTGTCAATATAAAGTTATATATTCTTTACTTAGCAATCTTCAtgaaagaatgaagaagattgGGTATGTCCCGTACAATGACTTGATAGTAGATGATTGTTTTTCAGtaacataa